The following proteins come from a genomic window of Methanosarcina sp. MTP4:
- a CDS encoding nucleoside deaminase, which translates to MSDNDAFLFMRRAIELSRESVKKGGGPFGAVITRNGKIIAESHNQVTLLNDPTAHAEVNAIRDAARKLNTFDLSGCEIYASCEPCPMCLGAIYWARLDKIFFGGSRSDAGSVGFDDSFIYGEISLPLLNRSIESRQLLREEALEAFKAWKLCENKIEY; encoded by the coding sequence ATGTCAGATAACGATGCTTTTTTGTTTATGAGACGGGCTATCGAACTTTCCCGTGAAAGTGTGAAAAAAGGAGGAGGGCCTTTCGGCGCCGTGATTACCAGAAATGGGAAAATTATTGCGGAAAGCCATAACCAGGTCACCTTGCTTAACGACCCCACCGCCCACGCCGAGGTCAATGCCATCAGGGACGCAGCCCGGAAACTGAACACTTTTGACCTGAGCGGCTGCGAGATATACGCTTCCTGTGAACCCTGTCCGATGTGCTTGGGGGCTATCTACTGGGCCAGGCTTGACAAAATCTTTTTTGGCGGGAGCAGGTCTGATGCCGGATCCGTAGGATTTGATGATTCCTTTATTTACGGGGAAATTTCACTCCCTCTACTGAATCGAAGCATTGAGTCTCGCCAGCTTCTCCGGGAAGAAGCCCTTGAGGCTTTCAAAGCCTGGAAACTATGTGAGAATAAAATTGAATACTGA
- a CDS encoding NTPase yields MRRIAVTGKPGVGKSTVVAKAAGKLAEKQGLKIGGIRTAEIRKEGKREGFSIEDLATGKTGILGHVKGSGPRVGKYHVNLEDLAGIAAGALMAALDCDLVVIDEIGPMELKSEEFISAVEDILESERQVLAVLHRSSKHPLAQKVREEFEVLTVDEGNRDYLPDKIVEMFGYIN; encoded by the coding sequence ATGCGGAGAATTGCAGTAACAGGGAAGCCGGGTGTAGGGAAATCAACAGTCGTTGCAAAGGCAGCCGGGAAGCTGGCCGAGAAACAGGGGCTCAAAATCGGTGGCATCCGGACTGCTGAAATCCGGAAGGAAGGGAAAAGGGAAGGTTTTTCAATCGAAGACCTGGCAACCGGAAAGACCGGTATCCTGGGTCATGTCAAGGGTAGTGGTCCGAGGGTTGGAAAGTATCACGTGAACCTGGAAGACCTTGCCGGGATAGCTGCGGGTGCACTCATGGCTGCTCTGGACTGCGACCTTGTTGTAATCGATGAAATCGGACCGATGGAACTTAAATCCGAAGAGTTTATTTCGGCCGTGGAAGATATTCTGGAGTCGGAAAGGCAGGTGCTGGCTGTGCTGCACAGGTCCAGCAAACATCCTCTGGCGCAGAAGGTGCGGGAAGAGTTTGAGGTTTTGACGGTTGATGAGGGAAATCGGGATTATTTGCCTGATAAAATAGTGGAGATGTTTGGATATATAAATTGA